CAATGGTGCCTGGCCAGACCAAACCTGTCAGAATCGGGTTGGGTGTTGGCCAGGACGTCAGTTTAAGAGGGTGAGATGAGCGAAGAGTTGCCGGAAGATATCAAGCGTTGGACCTCGAAGCGCCGTACCGCATTGGTGCTGCAGATTATCCGCGGGGAGACGACGGTGAACGAGGCTGCGCGCCAGTACGACCTAAAGCCCAGCGAGATTGAGCAGTGGTACGAGACTTTCCTGGATGCGGGTGAGAATGGGTTGAAGAGCCGCCCGAAGGAAGAGATTGAGCGCAAAGATGCCCAAATCGCGAAGCTGCAGCAGAAGATTTGCGAGCTGGTGATGGATATCGACATCATCAAGGAGGTCCACCACATGGCCAAGCTGGACCCTTTTGGCTCAGGGTGGCGCTCCGAGGATTGATGGAACGTCACCCGGCTGTGAGCGAGCGGAGGTTGTGTGGACTTTTAGCGCTGAACCGCTCCACGGTCTGGCGCCAGAAAAAGGGTGTGAGCCGCCGGGTGGTCAACCTCGAGAAGGAGCGCGAGAAGCGGGAGCTCGTGGAGCGGATGCAGGAGCTCGTCAAAGAATACCCGACCTGGGGATACCGCCGAATCTGGGCCTGGCTTCGCTTTCGAGACCTGCGTTGCATCAACAAAAAACGCGTGGAACGCCTGATGTGCGAGAACGGCTGGCAGGCCCGGTGCATCGTGAATACGCCTCGCCCACGCGTGGTTCAGTCCGTCTCTCAGGCCTCGCAACCTGACGAGCGCTGGGCCATGGACGCAACGAGTTTGTACTGCGAGCAGGACGGCTGGATTGGCGTGATGGCTGTGATTGACTGCTGCACCCGAGAGATTGTTGGCATCGACGTGGCTCGCCGAGGCCGTGCCGTAGAGGCGCAGCGAGCCCTGGAGAGCGCCTGTTTGAAGCGTTTTGGCCTTATCTACCCGAACGGTGAGTCGCGACCCGTGCTGCGCAGCGACAATGGCAAGGTCTTCACGTCGAAGTCCTTCACCGGGAGTTGCAAGCAGTACGGGCTAACTCAGGAGTTCATCACGCCGTATACTCCGCAGCAGAACGGGCTGATTGAGCGTTTCTTCCGTTCGCTGAAAGAGGAGTGCATCTGGATGACCAACTTCAAGACCTTTGCGCAGGCGCGGGAGGCGATTGAGAGCTGGGTCGAGTTCTACAACACTGAGCGGCCCCACCAGGCGCTCGGGTATAAATCACCGGCTGAGTATGGTGCTCAGTTTGGCGAGTTGGTGGCTTGATTTATGGGGGGCACTACAACCAGGCGCTCGGGTACAAATCACCGGCTGAGTATGGTGCTCAGTTTGGCGAGTTGGTGGCTTGATTTATGGGGGGCACTACAACAGGCCCCCAAAATTAGGACGTCGCCAACACACCACCGGTGAGGACTAAAATCCGCGCGTCCTGGCGCTGGATAAGGGCGTTCCCGCATCACCCCGCATTCACGTTCCACATCCATGTACTGCGCGGATTGAGCCGGCACTAACTCAGCTAGATGCCTCCCCTTGAGCCGCGGCCACAGTTTCTTCCTACGCACCCTGGTGCGGGTTACGCCCAGGAGAACGTAGGAAGAGTCCGTTTTATCCAGCGATCTTTTAAAGCAAAGTACCACCGCATCCCCGATTCCCGCCCGGGTCTCACTGAGTTCCCTGGCCCCACCTCTCCCCCAAACACAAAAAAACCCGGCTCGTCTCCAAGAGACGAACCGGGTTTCTTTAAATAAAGGGTTGGCAGCGACCTACTCTCCCACGACCTCGCGGTCGCAGTACCATCGGCGCTGGAGAGCTTAACTTCCGAGTTCGAGATGGAATCGGGTGGACCCTCTCCGCTCTAGCCACCAACCACACTGTTAGACAATGTCGTTTAGAATGGTAAACGCTTTTTGTGTTTAGCGTGTCTCACACAGTCACAGACCGCGACGTTCTGGAGCGCTTCACCTCATCATAAGGCGACTCGCTCTTGCGCTGATGCGCTCTAAAAAAGATGTGCAAAGTGGTTAAGCCTCCCGGTCGATTAGTACGAGTCTGCTACACACGTTGCCGTGCTTCCACATCTCGCCTATCCA
The sequence above is a segment of the Lujinxingia litoralis genome. Coding sequences within it:
- a CDS encoding DUF1153 domain-containing protein, with the protein product MSEELPEDIKRWTSKRRTALVLQIIRGETTVNEAARQYDLKPSEIEQWYETFLDAGENGLKSRPKEEIERKDAQIAKLQQKICELVMDIDIIKEVHHMAKLDPFGSGWRSED
- a CDS encoding IS3 family transposase codes for the protein MERHPAVSERRLCGLLALNRSTVWRQKKGVSRRVVNLEKEREKRELVERMQELVKEYPTWGYRRIWAWLRFRDLRCINKKRVERLMCENGWQARCIVNTPRPRVVQSVSQASQPDERWAMDATSLYCEQDGWIGVMAVIDCCTREIVGIDVARRGRAVEAQRALESACLKRFGLIYPNGESRPVLRSDNGKVFTSKSFTGSCKQYGLTQEFITPYTPQQNGLIERFFRSLKEECIWMTNFKTFAQAREAIESWVEFYNTERPHQALGYKSPAEYGAQFGELVA